From the genome of Thermogutta terrifontis, one region includes:
- a CDS encoding CoB--CoM heterodisulfide reductase iron-sulfur subunit A family protein, translated as MAERVGVYVCHCGSNIAGMVDVEEVARWAGANLKDVVVARDYKFMCSSLGQAMIEEDIKKEGLTRVVVAACSPHLHEKTFRRACENAGLNPYLCQMTNIREHVSWVSRDRAKATEKAKALVAAAVERVKRQQPLEPFFVKVNPATLVIGGGIAGLQATLELADAGYPVYLVERSPSIGGHMAQFDKTFPTLDCSACILTPKMSEVGQHPNVTLLTYSEVEEVSGSVGHFRVKVRKKARYVDEEKCTGCGICVEKCPRKVVDEDFEAGLGYRKAIYTPFPQAVPRIPVIDVNSCIYFERQKCRACEKLCPTGAIKFDQQDELLELEVGNIIVATGWKMFDCRRIPQYGYGRLANVFTALEFERICNAAGPTGGKIVLRDGKTEPQSVAIIHCVGSRDSNHNEYCSGICCMAALKFGHLVLEKTKAEVYSFYIDMRTNQKGYEEFYHRLLEEGMHFVRGKVAEVTDAARRPEEAGKLIIQVEDTLMGKQRRIPVDMVILMGALEPQADAKELGLKLGISCSMAGWYTERHPKLDPVATMTDGVFVAGACQGPKDIPASVAQGAAAAARVMAMITKGNVMIEPVVASINEEKCSGCRICNNLCPYNAIEFDEEKQVSRVITAMCKGCGTCVAACPAGAITGAHFSNEQVFAEIEGILWDAIHGNGGQAKQQAEAVSV; from the coding sequence ATGGCCGAACGCGTGGGCGTTTATGTCTGCCACTGTGGAAGCAATATTGCGGGCATGGTGGATGTGGAAGAGGTGGCCCGGTGGGCCGGTGCCAACCTCAAAGACGTCGTCGTCGCCCGGGATTACAAATTCATGTGTTCCTCTCTCGGTCAGGCGATGATCGAGGAGGACATCAAGAAGGAGGGACTGACCCGAGTGGTGGTGGCAGCCTGCTCGCCCCATCTGCATGAGAAAACTTTCCGCCGGGCGTGCGAGAACGCAGGCCTCAACCCCTATCTCTGCCAGATGACCAACATCCGTGAGCACGTTTCGTGGGTGTCCCGAGACCGCGCAAAGGCCACGGAAAAGGCCAAGGCCCTGGTGGCTGCCGCCGTCGAACGGGTCAAACGCCAGCAACCGCTGGAACCCTTCTTCGTGAAGGTCAACCCCGCCACGCTGGTCATCGGAGGTGGTATCGCGGGACTTCAGGCTACCCTGGAACTGGCCGACGCCGGTTATCCCGTGTATCTCGTGGAGCGCAGCCCCAGCATCGGCGGGCATATGGCCCAGTTCGATAAGACATTCCCCACGTTGGACTGCTCCGCGTGCATCCTGACACCGAAGATGTCCGAGGTGGGACAGCACCCCAATGTGACACTCCTCACCTACTCCGAGGTAGAAGAGGTGAGCGGGTCGGTGGGGCATTTCCGCGTGAAGGTACGCAAAAAGGCCCGCTACGTGGACGAAGAGAAATGCACAGGCTGCGGTATCTGTGTGGAAAAATGCCCACGCAAAGTGGTGGACGAAGATTTCGAGGCGGGGCTCGGCTATCGCAAGGCCATTTACACTCCATTCCCCCAGGCCGTGCCGAGGATCCCCGTGATCGATGTCAATTCGTGCATCTACTTTGAGCGTCAGAAGTGCCGGGCGTGCGAAAAGCTCTGCCCCACCGGCGCTATTAAGTTCGATCAACAGGATGAGCTCCTGGAACTGGAAGTCGGCAACATCATCGTGGCCACCGGCTGGAAAATGTTCGACTGCCGGAGGATTCCGCAGTACGGCTACGGAAGGCTGGCTAACGTCTTCACCGCTTTAGAGTTTGAAAGGATCTGCAACGCGGCCGGTCCGACGGGAGGGAAGATTGTGCTTCGGGACGGGAAGACGGAACCCCAGTCGGTGGCCATTATTCATTGCGTGGGCAGCCGGGACTCCAACCACAACGAATATTGCTCGGGTATCTGCTGCATGGCAGCACTAAAATTCGGGCACCTGGTGCTGGAGAAGACCAAAGCCGAAGTGTATTCCTTCTACATCGACATGCGGACGAACCAGAAGGGATACGAGGAGTTCTATCATCGCCTGCTGGAAGAAGGGATGCATTTCGTCCGCGGAAAGGTCGCGGAGGTCACGGATGCTGCACGCCGACCCGAAGAGGCAGGAAAGCTTATCATTCAGGTGGAAGATACTTTGATGGGGAAACAGCGTCGCATTCCCGTGGACATGGTCATTTTGATGGGGGCCCTGGAGCCCCAGGCGGACGCCAAGGAACTTGGCCTGAAACTGGGAATCTCGTGCAGTATGGCCGGTTGGTACACCGAGCGGCATCCCAAGCTCGATCCTGTGGCCACCATGACCGACGGCGTATTCGTGGCCGGTGCCTGCCAGGGACCGAAGGATATCCCGGCTTCGGTGGCGCAGGGTGCCGCTGCTGCCGCACGCGTGATGGCCATGATCACCAAGGGCAACGTCATGATCGAGCCGGTTGTGGCCTCGATCAACGAGGAAAAATGCTCCGGCTGCCGAATCTGCAATAACCTGTGTCCGTACAACGCGATTGAATTCGACGAAGAAAAACAGGTCAGCCGGGTCATCACCGCAATGTGCAAAGGGTGCGGGACATGCGTGGCCGCGTGCCCTGCCGGCGCTATCACCGGCGCCCATTTCAGCAACGAACAGGTGTTTGCCGAGATCGAGGGAATTCTCTGGGATGCGATCCACGGAAACGGTGGCCAGGCCAAGCAGCAAGCGGAGGCGGTTTCCGTGTGA
- a CDS encoding hydrogenase iron-sulfur subunit, whose protein sequence is MAEETFEPKIVGFLCNWCSYRAADLAGTARIKYSPNVRIIRVMCSGRVDPAFVLKALSLGADGVMIAGCHPGECHYIEQNYKAMRRYYMLKHTLKALGLEEDRIRLVWASAAEGQQLAEHIDKFVEDIRKLGPLNWPANWQENGERLHAVEAIAKEHEESLEVLP, encoded by the coding sequence ATGGCTGAGGAAACCTTCGAACCCAAAATTGTGGGCTTCCTGTGCAACTGGTGCTCGTACCGGGCGGCAGACCTGGCGGGCACGGCCAGAATTAAGTACTCGCCCAATGTGCGGATCATCCGCGTGATGTGCAGCGGGCGAGTGGACCCCGCGTTTGTGCTCAAGGCACTTTCCCTGGGAGCAGACGGCGTCATGATCGCTGGATGCCACCCCGGCGAGTGCCACTATATCGAACAGAATTACAAGGCCATGCGGCGCTACTACATGCTCAAGCACACGCTGAAGGCCCTCGGCCTGGAAGAAGATCGCATCCGGCTCGTGTGGGCCTCTGCTGCCGAGGGTCAGCAGCTTGCCGAGCATATCGACAAGTTTGTCGAAGACATCCGCAAGCTTGGCCCACTGAACTGGCCCGCCAACTGGCAGGAAAACGGAGAGCGCCTGCATGCCGTTGAAGCCATTGCCAAAGAACACGAAGAATCGCTGGAGGTGCTTCCATGA
- a CDS encoding oxidoreductase, whose product MSDGQAKGKLALYWAASCGGCEIAVLAIDEKILEVAKHFDIVFWPCATDGKVRDVEKMEDGSIDVCLFNGGIRTSEQEYMAKLLRRKSKVLVAFGSCAIEGCIPGLANLNTRQEIFQTVYEDTPSTENPQHVTPQHVTEVPEGKLYLPIFYDTVFTLDQIVEVDYYLPGCPPEAERIWDAIVAILENKLPPKGSVIGVDTTVCDECPRKRTEKKIKKFYRTWQVIPDEETCLLEQGIICCGVATRAGCGAKCPRVNSPCIGCYGPNTDVVDYGARLMAALASVIDSNDPAEIQRIIEEGIPDPVGTFYRFSLAHSLLRRKRKLPAPSAVQ is encoded by the coding sequence ATGAGTGACGGACAAGCCAAGGGAAAACTGGCGCTGTACTGGGCGGCGTCCTGCGGCGGATGTGAAATCGCCGTCCTCGCCATCGATGAAAAAATCCTCGAAGTGGCCAAGCACTTCGATATTGTTTTCTGGCCCTGCGCCACCGACGGAAAAGTCCGTGACGTGGAAAAGATGGAAGATGGTTCCATCGATGTCTGCCTGTTCAACGGAGGCATCCGTACCAGCGAACAGGAATACATGGCCAAATTGCTCCGCCGTAAGTCCAAGGTCCTGGTGGCCTTTGGATCCTGTGCGATAGAGGGTTGCATTCCCGGACTAGCCAATCTAAACACGCGGCAAGAGATTTTCCAGACTGTTTATGAGGACACCCCATCCACCGAAAATCCTCAGCACGTGACCCCCCAACACGTCACCGAGGTACCCGAGGGGAAGCTCTATTTGCCGATTTTTTACGACACGGTCTTCACCCTCGATCAGATTGTGGAGGTGGACTATTACCTGCCGGGCTGTCCCCCTGAAGCCGAACGCATCTGGGACGCCATCGTGGCAATCCTGGAGAACAAGCTCCCGCCTAAAGGCTCGGTCATCGGGGTGGACACAACAGTCTGCGATGAGTGCCCGCGCAAACGCACGGAAAAGAAGATCAAAAAGTTTTACCGCACCTGGCAGGTCATTCCTGACGAGGAAACCTGCCTGCTGGAACAGGGTATCATCTGCTGTGGCGTGGCAACCCGCGCCGGTTGCGGAGCGAAGTGCCCACGGGTCAACTCTCCCTGCATCGGTTGTTACGGGCCGAACACGGACGTGGTCGATTACGGCGCGCGGTTGATGGCGGCCCTGGCCTCCGTCATCGATTCCAACGACCCGGCAGAGATCCAGCGGATTATCGAAGAAGGGATTCCCGATCCGGTTGGAACGTTTTACCGGTTCAGCCTGGCGCACAGTCTCCTGCGAAGGAAACGAAAACTGCCAGCGCCGAGTGCTGTCCAGTGA
- a CDS encoding Ni/Fe hydrogenase subunit alpha, translating into MKRVTIDPITRLEGHGKIEIFLDEKGDVANAYLQIPELRGFERFCVGRPVEEMPNLTARICGVCPEAHHMAATKALDAVFHVDPPETAKKLRELFYSIFFATDHTTHFYALGGPDFVVGPDAPKAERNILGVVKKVGLEIGGQVIKMRHVGHSLIQMIGGRRVHPNWGLPGGVSKGITEEQRREIEAAGREAIEFAKFSLDLFDKLVLKNSDYVSLITGDVYVQKTYYMGTVDANNHVNFYDGMVRVVGPDGREHAKYHPRDYREYIAERVEPWSYLKFPYLKKVGWKGFVDGPDSGVYQATPLSRLNAADGMATPLAQKEYQRFYEVLGGKPVHHTLATHWARLIELLYAAERWVELASDPAITGKDYRVLPKEKPTEGVGCVEAPRGTLTHHYVTDERGLVVKANLIVGTTNNNASICMAVRRAAQKLIHGFEIREGLLNRVEMAFRSYDPCFGCATHTLPGQMPLEVIIRNADGAVLERLTQCLD; encoded by the coding sequence ATGAAACGGGTAACGATTGATCCCATCACGCGGCTGGAAGGTCACGGCAAAATCGAGATCTTTCTCGATGAAAAGGGAGATGTGGCCAACGCCTATCTCCAGATCCCCGAGCTCCGCGGATTCGAGCGATTCTGCGTCGGTCGGCCGGTGGAGGAGATGCCCAACCTTACCGCCCGAATCTGCGGCGTCTGTCCCGAAGCGCACCACATGGCGGCCACCAAGGCCCTGGATGCTGTTTTCCATGTGGACCCGCCCGAGACTGCTAAAAAACTCCGCGAACTGTTCTACAGCATTTTCTTCGCCACCGATCATACCACCCACTTCTATGCCCTCGGCGGACCGGATTTCGTCGTCGGCCCGGATGCCCCCAAAGCTGAACGGAACATCCTGGGGGTGGTCAAGAAAGTGGGTCTGGAGATTGGCGGCCAGGTCATTAAGATGCGCCATGTGGGCCACAGTCTCATCCAAATGATCGGCGGACGCCGCGTGCATCCCAACTGGGGTCTGCCCGGCGGCGTCAGCAAGGGAATTACCGAAGAGCAGCGTCGCGAGATCGAAGCCGCCGGTCGCGAGGCCATCGAATTCGCCAAATTCAGCCTCGACCTCTTCGACAAACTGGTCCTCAAAAACAGTGATTACGTCTCCCTGATTACCGGAGACGTGTATGTTCAGAAGACCTACTACATGGGGACCGTGGATGCGAATAACCATGTCAATTTCTACGACGGTATGGTCCGCGTTGTGGGGCCCGACGGTAGGGAGCATGCCAAGTATCATCCCCGAGATTACCGCGAATATATCGCGGAAAGGGTCGAACCCTGGTCCTATTTGAAATTCCCGTACCTCAAGAAAGTCGGTTGGAAGGGCTTTGTAGACGGACCCGACTCGGGCGTCTATCAGGCCACCCCGCTTTCCCGACTGAACGCCGCTGACGGCATGGCTACTCCGCTCGCGCAGAAGGAGTACCAGAGGTTCTACGAGGTCCTCGGTGGAAAACCTGTCCACCACACGCTGGCCACTCACTGGGCGCGGCTCATCGAGCTACTTTACGCGGCCGAGCGGTGGGTCGAATTGGCGTCTGACCCTGCCATCACAGGCAAGGATTATCGCGTCCTGCCCAAAGAGAAGCCCACCGAGGGTGTCGGTTGCGTGGAGGCCCCCCGCGGCACTCTCACCCACCATTATGTGACCGACGAGCGCGGTCTGGTGGTGAAGGCCAATCTCATTGTGGGCACCACCAACAACAACGCGTCGATCTGCATGGCCGTCCGTCGCGCCGCTCAGAAGCTCATCCACGGATTTGAGATTCGCGAAGGACTGCTCAACCGTGTGGAAATGGCATTTCGATCCTACGACCCGTGTTTCGGTTGTGCCACCCACACGCTGCCCGGCCAGATGCCGCTGGAGGTGATCATTCGCAACGCAGACGGCGCGGTGCTGGAACGCCTCACCCAGTGCCTGGATTAA
- the cas7i gene encoding type I-B CRISPR-associated protein Cas7/Cst2/DevR has translation MSKAIVIGYLTKVSAANINASHNEGNVMVTKKVTLPDGSTLPYISGQALRRMLRDRLEELGYPLSEPFCQVSGQQVTPPVRPWEFPDEDLFGYLDPSGGWRRTSPVRVSAAVGLFPFQGDRDLGTRSFEKFGQKMESGGNMFETELYANLFKGSVLVELDRVGVFRNLEVDVKKAPTQLEERNSGNGRIEKVLPAEERRKRLQALLEAFNILWGGGRTARMLADLSPKFLAYARLSVKHPVFLEALSAEYENGKYLLHTAPIIAALKKFEGRCEKLIFGLEDDVFGNAEEVKQTLQNYGEVLSTHEAINQAKKDVETLWSQS, from the coding sequence ATGAGCAAGGCGATTGTCATTGGATACCTCACAAAGGTGTCGGCTGCCAACATCAACGCTTCCCATAACGAAGGGAACGTGATGGTCACCAAGAAAGTGACCCTGCCCGATGGAAGCACCCTGCCCTATATCTCCGGTCAGGCCCTGCGCCGGATGCTCCGTGATCGTCTGGAAGAGCTGGGATATCCGCTCTCGGAACCGTTCTGCCAGGTCAGCGGCCAGCAGGTGACGCCGCCGGTTCGTCCCTGGGAGTTTCCGGATGAGGATCTCTTCGGCTACCTCGATCCGTCGGGCGGTTGGCGGCGGACTTCCCCTGTCCGCGTCTCGGCCGCCGTGGGTTTGTTCCCCTTCCAGGGCGATCGTGATCTCGGCACCCGCTCGTTCGAAAAGTTCGGACAAAAGATGGAAAGCGGCGGGAATATGTTCGAAACCGAACTTTACGCCAACCTGTTCAAAGGCAGCGTGCTCGTGGAGCTGGATCGGGTCGGTGTGTTCCGCAACCTGGAAGTGGACGTGAAAAAGGCCCCCACCCAACTCGAGGAAAGAAACTCAGGAAACGGACGCATCGAAAAAGTCCTGCCCGCTGAGGAGCGACGCAAGCGCCTCCAGGCCCTCCTGGAAGCCTTCAACATCCTCTGGGGTGGAGGCCGCACCGCCCGCATGCTGGCCGATCTCTCCCCCAAATTCCTGGCCTATGCCCGTCTGTCCGTGAAACATCCCGTGTTTCTGGAAGCCCTTTCCGCCGAGTACGAAAACGGCAAATACCTCCTGCACACGGCGCCCATCATCGCCGCACTCAAAAAGTTTGAAGGCCGCTGCGAAAAACTGATCTTCGGCCTGGAAGACGATGTCTTCGGAAATGCCGAAGAAGTCAAACAGACCCTCCAGAATTATGGCGAAGTGCTCAGCACGCACGAGGCAATCAACCAGGCCAAGAAAGATGTGGAAACGCTATGGAGCCAGTCCTGA
- the cas5 gene encoding CRISPR-associated protein Cas5, translating into MEPVLIVSVSAPVASFRRPLDHNYQRTLPLPPPTTLLGIAGAALGLPDRELWDPQAGWSDLRVSTWMDEPPGKARDMWTVLKIISGKLGERSPYFRELLFYVRYKLAYGGTTSQLEELARAFRDPVFPLSLGRDDELMFVEDVTLCHAEAGDSVFGGTVLPCDIRKIPRLKPALAPGTAFEPPLVERLPVSFEVDKKGVRHPQKLQFFSFLPPGVQIEVPNLAPLQCAGQNFVWLNSSPNQIPS; encoded by the coding sequence ATGGAGCCAGTCCTGATCGTCAGTGTCTCGGCGCCGGTGGCCTCTTTCCGGCGACCGCTCGACCATAACTACCAGCGGACCCTCCCGCTTCCACCCCCGACCACCTTGCTGGGGATCGCCGGTGCGGCGCTCGGGCTGCCGGATCGCGAATTGTGGGATCCTCAAGCCGGATGGAGCGACTTGCGGGTCTCCACCTGGATGGACGAGCCGCCCGGCAAAGCCAGGGATATGTGGACCGTTCTCAAAATCATCAGCGGAAAACTCGGAGAGCGCTCGCCCTACTTTCGCGAACTCCTCTTTTACGTTCGTTACAAACTCGCCTACGGTGGAACCACATCCCAGTTGGAGGAGCTCGCCAGGGCGTTTCGCGATCCCGTGTTTCCACTCTCCCTGGGCCGGGATGACGAGCTGATGTTTGTCGAGGACGTCACGCTTTGCCACGCGGAAGCCGGCGACTCGGTCTTCGGCGGTACCGTCCTTCCCTGCGATATCCGCAAGATTCCCCGGCTCAAGCCCGCGCTGGCCCCGGGCACGGCTTTCGAACCACCGCTCGTGGAACGCCTTCCCGTTTCCTTTGAAGTCGATAAAAAGGGCGTCCGCCATCCCCAAAAACTCCAGTTTTTCAGTTTCCTGCCGCCGGGCGTCCAAATAGAGGTTCCAAATCTCGCTCCTTTACAGTGCGCGGGGCAGAACTTCGTATGGCTCAACTCCTCGCCAAACCAGATACCCTCTTAA
- a CDS encoding CRISPR-associated helicase/endonuclease Cas3 — translation MAQLLAKPDTLLIEHLRAVVDLAVQLADRLQLSPPLKTKALLAAALHDVGKATPDFQDYLLGKTSHAFPHALTALPFALLVENAVNRHLGISLQQYEATAAVLSHHSPLSPNLYRTYIDCRPPQFHPDIETLLCDLASLLTSLGVPLNVPPHTLLQRALLFNNPAHILESRYKIGQEIRSFRGILQTSPVENFAPVKCVLQLADWLASAGKADTSSICLDRTEELVRQHTTRLTGSLHHFQQAAAASTAQPLLWLRAPTGSGKTEALLLWASNASRILYLLPTQATTNAMWRRLRRIFGVNNVGLAHGRASYFLREESEEDPREAQLFGSVFAKPVTVATLDQFLLAHLHCRHWEIRRILAQHSAVILDEIHAYEPYTLGLLRRALEKEPPQRLALASATLPDSLLQLFPTGQLVEAEPELWAKRRHQVACTSGTLVEDGVDHALRLAAEGRSVLIVANTVRDAQQIFRRLKPQCDDRQLTLLHSRFCLRDRRLKEKHITSPSPGSILVSTQVVEVSLDISYEAMLTEIAPLDALVQRLGRVNRYGSKPPAPVIVYQAPSQGTERIYGRQILAWSHELLQSLSPRPTDAELRQIVAQLYDQIIASPDWNDEIQAGAQTVDEIQHMLGCCTIDLSDPELAGRFTARRGTISIDVLPAEFVDEAYQLVEKKRHSRLPELLVPVPIHWIKIFRDHFTPDRDLNLLIANLCYSFDEGLVLPDESSPPSGGVIIE, via the coding sequence ATGGCTCAACTCCTCGCCAAACCAGATACCCTCTTAATCGAACATCTCCGGGCAGTGGTTGATCTGGCGGTCCAGCTCGCCGACCGTCTTCAACTTTCCCCTCCGCTCAAAACCAAGGCCCTTCTGGCCGCGGCGCTCCATGACGTGGGGAAAGCCACCCCCGATTTCCAGGACTATCTCCTCGGAAAGACTTCCCACGCTTTTCCCCACGCCCTCACCGCCTTACCCTTCGCCCTGCTGGTGGAAAATGCCGTCAACCGTCACCTGGGCATCTCACTTCAGCAGTATGAAGCCACCGCTGCTGTCCTCTCGCATCATTCCCCCTTGTCACCAAATCTCTACAGAACGTACATAGACTGTCGGCCTCCCCAATTTCACCCGGATATCGAGACGCTCCTCTGTGACCTTGCCTCGCTTCTGACCAGCCTCGGCGTGCCGCTCAACGTTCCTCCCCACACTCTTCTCCAGCGAGCGCTGCTTTTCAATAATCCCGCTCACATCCTGGAAAGCCGCTACAAAATTGGCCAGGAAATCAGATCCTTCCGCGGCATTTTACAAACTTCACCCGTGGAGAATTTCGCCCCCGTCAAGTGCGTTCTGCAGCTCGCCGACTGGCTCGCCTCCGCGGGCAAGGCTGATACCTCCTCCATCTGCCTTGACCGAACCGAGGAACTGGTCCGCCAGCACACGACCCGCCTTACCGGTTCGCTTCATCACTTTCAACAGGCCGCTGCCGCCAGCACTGCGCAGCCACTGCTCTGGCTTCGCGCCCCCACCGGCTCCGGCAAGACGGAAGCCCTCCTCCTCTGGGCCTCCAACGCGTCCCGGATCCTCTATCTTTTGCCCACCCAAGCCACCACCAACGCCATGTGGCGTCGGCTGCGCAGAATTTTCGGTGTTAACAACGTGGGACTCGCCCACGGGCGGGCTTCCTATTTTCTCCGCGAAGAGTCCGAAGAAGACCCCCGCGAGGCCCAACTTTTCGGCTCCGTCTTTGCCAAACCCGTTACCGTCGCCACACTCGACCAGTTCCTCCTCGCCCATCTCCACTGTCGGCACTGGGAAATCCGTCGCATCCTCGCCCAACACAGCGCCGTCATCCTCGATGAGATCCACGCCTATGAGCCGTACACCCTCGGGTTGCTCCGCAGGGCCCTGGAAAAAGAGCCGCCACAGCGCCTCGCACTGGCCAGCGCCACCCTGCCCGATAGCCTCCTCCAGCTTTTCCCCACTGGCCAGCTCGTGGAAGCAGAACCGGAACTCTGGGCCAAACGGCGCCACCAGGTCGCCTGTACCTCGGGCACGCTGGTCGAAGACGGTGTCGATCACGCCCTTCGCCTCGCCGCGGAAGGACGTTCCGTCCTCATCGTCGCCAACACGGTCCGCGATGCCCAGCAGATCTTCCGCCGCCTGAAGCCCCAGTGCGACGATCGTCAGCTCACCCTTCTCCATTCCCGCTTCTGCCTTCGGGATCGTCGCCTCAAGGAAAAGCACATCACCAGCCCCAGCCCGGGATCCATCCTCGTCTCCACTCAGGTCGTCGAGGTCAGCCTGGACATCTCCTACGAGGCCATGCTCACCGAAATCGCCCCGCTGGACGCCCTTGTCCAGCGCCTTGGCCGCGTCAACCGCTATGGCAGCAAGCCGCCCGCACCGGTGATAGTCTATCAGGCACCCTCCCAGGGGACCGAGCGGATCTATGGACGGCAGATCCTCGCCTGGAGCCACGAACTACTCCAATCCCTTTCGCCCAGGCCCACCGACGCCGAACTGCGACAAATCGTCGCCCAGCTCTATGATCAAATCATCGCTTCTCCGGATTGGAACGACGAAATCCAGGCCGGCGCTCAAACCGTGGACGAAATCCAGCACATGCTTGGCTGCTGCACCATCGATCTTTCCGATCCGGAACTGGCCGGCCGTTTCACCGCCCGACGCGGCACCATCTCCATCGACGTCCTCCCCGCCGAGTTCGTGGACGAAGCCTACCAACTCGTGGAGAAAAAGCGACACTCGCGGCTACCGGAACTTCTCGTCCCCGTTCCCATCCACTGGATCAAAATATTCCGCGACCACTTCACCCCCGACCGCGACCTCAACCTCCTCATCGCCAATCTCTGTTATTCCTTCGACGAGGGACTCGTATTACCTGATGAAAGTTCTCCTCCATCAGGCGGAGTAATCATCGAATGA
- the cas4 gene encoding CRISPR-associated protein Cas4, with translation MTRHITGITPRALSEEELDLLRVNGTKVNYWAICPRKLWFFSKGITMEHTFDRVALDRLLHRESYRNLPRRDVLIDNLIRLDVLEGQEKVLEVKYSRKFSDAARLQVAYYLLYLKHLGAGDLVGELRFPRDRRREEVRLTPDLEAKLAEALRNIREIENSPRPPDVAFQSYCLRCAYAELCWG, from the coding sequence ATGACACGTCACATCACTGGCATAACGCCGCGAGCCCTCTCTGAGGAAGAACTGGACCTTCTCCGCGTCAACGGCACGAAGGTCAACTACTGGGCCATTTGCCCAAGAAAACTCTGGTTTTTCTCCAAGGGTATCACGATGGAACACACTTTCGATCGCGTCGCCCTGGACCGTCTTTTGCATCGGGAAAGCTACCGCAACCTACCGCGACGCGACGTTCTCATTGACAACCTCATTCGCCTGGATGTCCTGGAGGGCCAAGAAAAAGTCCTGGAAGTGAAATACTCCCGAAAATTCTCCGACGCCGCACGGCTCCAGGTGGCGTATTATCTGCTTTATCTCAAACATCTGGGCGCCGGCGATCTGGTCGGCGAACTCCGCTTTCCCCGCGACCGCCGCCGCGAAGAAGTCCGCCTCACTCCCGACCTGGAGGCCAAGCTCGCCGAAGCCCTGCGGAATATTCGGGAAATTGAAAATTCACCCCGGCCCCCAGATGTGGCGTTTCAATCCTATTGCCTCCGTTGCGCGTACGCCGAGCTCTGCTGGGGATAA
- the cas1b gene encoding type I-B CRISPR-associated endonuclease Cas1b, translated as MAETYYIFRSGRLRRKHNTLYLESPSNNGDSQKHPLPVENVRDIYLFGEIDLNTKLLRFLGQRQITAHCFNYHGFYVGSFYPRERNVSGDLLVRQVEAFLDSNRRLFLARQFIKGALFHILHNLRYYQNRGKDLADIIATVDALAAQIDDAPDIPSLMGLEGRARDTYYQAFTLIMNLPEPFEKRVRRPPNNPINALISFGNTMLYTAVLTELYVTQLNPTISYLHEPSTRRFSLALDLAEIFKPLIVDRLIFRLWNKRMITDKHFESVGNARGVYLNEEGRKIWVREFEKQLSETVQHRKLKRSVSYRRLLRLEAYKLVRHLLDMEPYESFKAWW; from the coding sequence ATGGCCGAAACCTACTACATCTTCCGCAGTGGACGACTCCGGCGAAAGCACAACACCCTTTATCTCGAATCTCCCTCAAACAACGGCGACAGCCAAAAACACCCTCTCCCCGTGGAGAATGTCCGCGACATCTACCTGTTCGGAGAAATCGATCTGAATACCAAGCTTCTCCGCTTTCTCGGCCAAAGACAGATCACCGCCCACTGCTTCAATTACCACGGGTTTTATGTAGGCAGTTTCTATCCCCGCGAACGCAACGTGAGCGGCGATCTCCTCGTCCGCCAGGTCGAGGCTTTCCTCGATTCCAATCGCCGTTTATTCCTTGCCCGTCAGTTTATCAAGGGCGCCCTTTTTCACATCCTGCACAACCTCCGCTATTACCAAAATCGCGGTAAAGACCTGGCCGACATCATCGCCACCGTCGACGCCCTGGCCGCCCAGATTGACGACGCCCCCGATATTCCCTCCCTGATGGGCCTGGAAGGCCGGGCACGCGACACCTACTATCAGGCCTTCACCCTCATCATGAATTTGCCCGAACCCTTTGAAAAACGTGTCCGCCGACCACCCAATAACCCCATCAATGCCCTCATTTCCTTCGGAAACACGATGCTCTACACAGCGGTCCTCACAGAACTTTATGTCACCCAGCTCAACCCCACGATCAGTTACCTCCATGAACCCTCCACCCGCCGATTCTCTCTCGCCCTGGACCTCGCCGAAATCTTCAAACCGCTCATTGTGGACCGACTCATCTTCCGACTGTGGAACAAACGCATGATCACCGACAAGCACTTTGAATCCGTGGGCAACGCCCGGGGCGTCTATCTCAACGAAGAAGGCCGAAAAATCTGGGTCCGCGAATTCGAAAAACAACTCAGCGAAACCGTCCAGCACCGCAAACTCAAACGATCTGTCTCGTACCGCCGCCTCCTCCGCCTGGAGGCCTACAAACTCGTTCGCCACCTCCTGGATATGGAACCCTACGAATCCTTCAAAGCCTGGTGGTAA